The Magnolia sinica isolate HGM2019 chromosome 9, MsV1, whole genome shotgun sequence genome contains a region encoding:
- the LOC131255455 gene encoding uncharacterized protein LOC131255455, producing MGNCQATDAATVVIQHPRGRVERLYWPVTARDIMRSNPGYYVALVTLCPSQTNNDQERRENNNNGVRFTRVKLLRPKDMLILGNVYRLVTSQEIMKGLWAKKYGWTKKNQSEPSKQRPKQNEGAAVSERAPDGNVEQQRPKASDEQKQEGHGAKITQPAARSASRHWRPSLHSISEVNRLPQSDIDTS from the exons atgggtaatTGCCAAGCAACAGACGCGGCGACGGTGGTGATACAACACCCACGAGGGAGAGTAGAGAGGTTGTATTGGCCAGTGACCGCACGGGATATCATGAGAAGTAACCCCGGCTACTACGTTGCCCTCGTCACCTTATGCCCTTCCCAAACCAACAACGATCAGGAGAGGCGTGAAAACAACAACAACGGCGTACGTTTCACACGTGTCAAGCTCCTACGTCCCAAGGACATGCTTATCCTCGGGAACGTTTATCGCCTCGTCACATCTCAAG aGATTATGAAAGGACTGTGGGCTAAGAAGTACGGGTGGACAAAGAAAAACCAATCAGAGCCGTCCAAGCAGCGGCCAAAACAAAACGAAGGCGCAGCTGTCTCAGAACGTGCACCAGATGGGAACGTGGAACAGCAGCGGCCAAAGGCAAGTGAC GAACAAAAACAGGAAGGACATGGAGCCAAGATCACACAGCCTGCAGCGAGATCAGCATCCCGACATTGGCGTCCGTCACTACATAGCATATCAGAGGTTAATCGACTGCCGCAGTCCGACATTGATACTTCCTAA